A section of the Oryza sativa Japonica Group chromosome 1, ASM3414082v1 genome encodes:
- the LOC4327651 gene encoding WRKY transcription factor SUSIBA2: MSSLYPSLLSLSESPAEYRQVGGGRYAGEDVVDDDDDMAAVADAVSSYLSFDMDDVEYYTPEVGFHSKQHNPPPVAAAPLEAGGGREQSRREAAVNLGKMDRGPAPVSGGAATGGVPRSKNGSKIAFKTRSEVDVLDDGYRWRKYGKKMVKNSPNPRNYYRCSSEGCRVKKRVERARDDARFVVTTYDGVHNHPAPLHLRPQLPPPGGYSIAGAPAVVAPHGRLGLEEAEVIALFRGTTATSLLLP, encoded by the exons ATGTCGTCGCTGTACCCGTCTCTCCTCTCGCTGAGCGAGAGCCCCGCCGAGTACCGGCAGGTCGGCGGTGGCCGCTACGCGGGGGAggacgtcgtcgacgacgacgacgacatggctGCCGTCGCCGACGCTGTGTCCAGCTACCTCTCCTTCGACATGGACGACGTCGAGTATTACACGCCGGAGGTGGGCTTCCACTCAAAGCAGCACAACCCGCCGCCAGTTGCTGCGGCGCCACTGGAAGCCGGAGGAGGCAGGGAGCAAAGCCGGCGGGAAGCCGCCGTCAATCTTGGCAAGATGGACAG GGGACCGGcgccggtgagcggcggcgcggcgactgGCGGCGTGCCGAGGAGCAAGAACGGCAGCAAGATCGCGTTCAAGACGAGGTCGGAGGTGGACGTGCTGGACGACGGCTACCGGTGGAGGAAGTACGGCAAGAAGATGGTCAAGAACAGCCCCAACCCAAG GAACTACTACCGGTGCTCGAGCGAGGGGTGCCGCGTGAAGAAGCGGGTGGAGCGCGCCCGGGACGACGCGCGCTTCGTCGTCACCACCTACGACGGCGTCCACAACCACCCGGCGCCGCTGCACCTCAGgccgcagctgccgccgcccggcgGCTACTCGATCGCCGGGGCACCGGCCGTGGTGGCGCCGCACGGCCgcctcgggctggaggaggccgAGGTGATCGCTCTCTTCAGGggcaccaccgccacctcgcTGCTGCTTCCTTGA
- the LOC4327652 gene encoding glycerophosphocholine acyltransferase 1 — MASEVEDDAAAVLTNGGAGAAEVRRRRDQAKEILSKQAVKIATKAEEHERFIFKVTHLLGVLGFGTFCYLLGARPQDVPYVYCLFYVIFVPLRWIYYRYKKWHYYLLDFCYYANTFLLVMILFYPKDEKLFMVCFSFAEGPLAWALIVWRCSLVFSSFDKLVSVLIHLLPGIVIFTIRWWNPQTFAAMHPEGRAARVTWPYVEDKSYLWTWLFAVPLAAYTLWQLMYFLIVNVLRRQRLLKDPEVMTSYRELSKKAQKANNIWWRLSGLLGDRNRPLMYILLQALFTVATMALTVPIFLSFQMHVVFQILKVCASTWNGGSFILEVMPRQVVQKEKKKLEMKPMEEANSSQNAEESQGDLSANGQHSSEHS; from the exons ATGGCGTCGGAGGTGGAGgacgatgcggcggcggtgctcacCAACGGCGGTGCCGGCGCCGCGGAAGTCCGGCGGAGG AGGGACCAAGCGAAGGAGATTCTGTCCAAGCAGGCCGTCAAGATCGCCACCAAGGCCGAGGAGCACGAGCGCTTCATCTTCAAG GTCACACACTTGCTGGGTGTTCTTGGATTTGGGACATTTTGCTACCTCCTGGGTGCCA GACCACAGGATGTGCCGTATGTGTACTGCCTGTTCTATGTCATCTTTGTTCCGCTCCGGTGGATCTACTACCGCTATAAGAAATGGCATTACTATCTCCTG GACTTCTGTTACTATGCCAACACTTTTCTCCTTGTTATGATTCTCTTCTATCCAAAGGATGAAAAGCTTTTCATGGTTTGCTTCTCATTTGCAGAG GGGCCGCTTGCTTGGGCATTAATTGTGTGGCGCTGCAGCTTGGTTTTTAGCTCATTTGATAAACTTGTTAGTGTCCTGATTCACCTTTTGCCTG GCATAGTTATATTCACTATCCGGTGGTGGAATCCACAAACTTTTGCTGCGATGCATCCAGAAGGAAGAGCAGCCAGAGTCACATGGCCTTATGTGGAGGACAAATCATACCTGTGGACATGGCTGTTTGCTGTTCCTCTAGCTGCTTACACCCTGTGGCAACTTATGTATTTTCTCATAGTTAATGTGCTGCGTCGGCAAAGGCTGTTAAAGGATCCTGAAGTCATGACATCATACAG GGAGCTCTCAAAGAAAGCACAGAAAGCAAACAACATCTGGTGGAGACTCAGCGGGCTTCTTGGCGACAGGAACCGGCCACTCATGTACATACTACTCCAAGCGCTGTTCACGGTGGCGACAATGGCGCTTACCGTTCCCATATTCCTGTCCTTCCAGATGCATGTGGTCTTCCAGATACTCAAGGTGTGCGCGTCGACATGGAACGGTGGAAGCTTCATCCTGGAGGTGATGCCTAGGCAAGTCgtccagaaggagaagaagaagctagAGATGAAGCCCATGGAAGAGGCTAATTCGAGCCAGAATGCTGAAGAATCACAAGGGGACCTGTCAGCAAACGGCCAGCACTCATCCGAGCATAGCTAA
- the LOC4327653 gene encoding uncharacterized protein encodes MKPLSLLSALALAFHAVNTGVAVYRSRADAAAVALVLASSLALALLFLCLRLYEGAPPAEAARRRWLRRAVWLLSAALTAAFTRRVAGAMPPAGAVLVWAMSAATAGGGFYALVVVDDGRDLGAK; translated from the coding sequence ATGAAGCCGCTATCGCTTCTGTCAGCGCTCGCCCTGGCGTTCCACGCGGTCAACACGGGCGTCGCCGTGTACCGcagccgcgccgacgccgcggccgtGGCGCTCGTGCTCGCGTCCTCGCTCGCGCTCGCGCTGCTCTTCCTCTGCCTGCGCCTCTACGAGGGCGCGCCCCCCGCCGAGGCCGCGAGGCGCCGGTGGCTGCGCCGCGCCGTCTGGCTGCTCTCCGCGGCGCTCACGGCGGCGTTCACGCGCCGCGTCGCGGGCGCAATGCCGCCAGCGGGGGCCGTCCTCGTGTGGGCGATGAGCGCGGCGACCGCTGGCGGAGGGTTCTacgccctcgtcgtcgtcgacgacggccgcgATCTCGGCGCAAAATag
- the LOC4327654 gene encoding uncharacterized protein, whose product MAAVQAAISTCCSSSCLSRPPPPFARRRRFKVTAMAPQKKVNRYDEKWSKQWFGAGIFAEGSEEVEVDVFKKLERRKVLSTVEKAGLLSRAEELGVTLSSLEELGLLSKAEDLGLLSLVEAAAAASPDALASVSLPLLVAAIAAVVLVPDDSAALVALQAVLAAVLLAAAAGLFVGSVVLAGLQESD is encoded by the exons atggCTGCCGTCCAAGCAGCAATCTCCACCTGCTGCTCTTCGTCTTGCCTgtcccggccgccaccgccgttcgcgaggaggcggcgcttcAAGGTCACGGCCATGGCTCCCCAGAAGAAG GTGAACAGGTACGACGAGAAGTGGTCGAAGCAGTGGTTCGGGGCGGGGATATTCGCGGAGGGGagcgaggaggtggaggtggacgtGTTCAAGAAGCTGGAGAGGCGGAAGGTGCTGAGCACGGTGGAGAAGGCCGGGCTGCTGTCCAGGGCGGAGGAGCTCGGCGTCACGCTCTCCTCGCTCGAGGAGCTCGGCCTCCTCTCCAAGGCCGAGGACCTCGGCCTCCTCAGCCtcgtcgaggccgccgccgccgcctcccccgacgCCCTCGCCTCCGTCTCGCTcccgctcctcgtcgccgccatcgccgccgtcgtcctcgtccccgacgactccgccgccctcgtcgcgctccaggccgtcctcgccgccgtcctcctcgccgccgccgccggcctcttcGTCGgctccgtcgtcctcgccggccTGCAGGAGTCCGACTGA
- the LOC9267363 gene encoding DNA damage-binding protein 1b isoform X1, translated as MAGDPAAAAAAVGAMRPWNYVVTAHKLTVVARSCVGNFTAPDHLDLSKFTRIEIGVSAYSSGSSGQGEMLLTTLDALQTRDRDYNITWMTAVEMLDDYVYIGADNCYNLFTVLKRRVGRLLVIGQYHLGDLVNRFHQGPLVMQDPGSEVDQIPAFIFGESRIDSTQ; from the exons atggcgggggacccggcggcggcggcagcggcggttggGGCGATGAGGCCGTGGAACTACGTGGTGACGGCGCACAAGCTGACGGTCGTCGCCCGCTCCTGCGTCGGCAACTTCACCGCGCCCGATCACCTCGACCTCTC GAAATTTACCCGTATTGAGATTGGAGTATCTGCTTACTCATCAGGGTCTTCAG GTCAGGGAGAGATGCTTCTGACCACATTGGACGCCCTACAAACAAGGGACAG GGACTATAACATAACCTGGATGACTGCGGTTGAGATGCTCGACGACTACGTTTATATTGGCGCGGACAATTGCTATAACCTGTTTACCGTGCTCAAGCGCCGTGTTGGGAGGCTTTTAGTCATTGGGCAGTACCATCTGGGGGACCTGGTGAACAGATTCCATCAAGGCCCCCTTGTGATGCAAGATCCAGGCTCAGAAGTAGACCAGATTCCTGCCTTCATCTTCGGTGAAAGCAGAATAGACTCAACGCAATAG
- the LOC9267363 gene encoding uncharacterized protein isoform X2: protein MAGDPAAAAAAVGAMRPWNYVVTAHKLTVVARSCVGNFTAPDHLDLSKFTRIEIGVSAYSSGSSGQGEMLLTTLDALQTRDRQMNSAGTIT from the exons atggcgggggacccggcggcggcggcagcggcggttggGGCGATGAGGCCGTGGAACTACGTGGTGACGGCGCACAAGCTGACGGTCGTCGCCCGCTCCTGCGTCGGCAACTTCACCGCGCCCGATCACCTCGACCTCTC GAAATTTACCCGTATTGAGATTGGAGTATCTGCTTACTCATCAGGGTCTTCAG GTCAGGGAGAGATGCTTCTGACCACATTGGACGCCCTACAAACAAGGGACAG ACAGATGAACTCAGCAGGGACTATAACATAA